In a genomic window of Amycolatopsis japonica:
- a CDS encoding type I polyketide synthase: MSHATARTRVLGVNPLGCPDPGLAAAVARGGGLGIVEIGSTVDGRVPFGVRIPAGRTVRDEEVRESGAGLVLLAEGAVWRGRAGLPVLAEVTGVEQAVRMLDAGASGLVAKGAEAGGSDLTTFVLLQRLLERFGEDVPVWAFGGIGPRTAVAAIAGGAAGVVLDGLGLFPDADVPAAARNELARADDGLSALFAKRFEDAESAVRSVVRSLAAPSAVPSDQGVRLCRTLGTRLPVVQGPMTRVSDQPGFAAAVAAHDGFPFVAVATANGAKTAELLGRTAEALGERPWGAGILGFVPEALRAEQLAAIRAARPRCVLIAGGKPAQAKALEAEGIATFLHVPSPILLRQFLDAGIRRFVFEGAECGGHIGPRSSFVLWEQQLDVLREHGANDVEVLFAGGIHDARSAAMVSAMAEPLSGGVGVLMGTAYLFTEEAVTHGAITETFQDRVLDAGSTVTLETAPGHLTRCLPSPYTDEFAAVKAGLRADGVLPQETWQRLEELNTGRLRIASKGIKRQGDTLVEVDTLGQLAEGMYMAGQVTVLREDRTDVAALHREVTDGAAELLAGRVRDEESVVDSDIAIVGMACVFPGAPDLPAFWSNILHGADAVTEVPDQRWDKDVYADQSTSKWGGFLPPVDFDPLAYGIPPKSMGSIDPAQLVSLQTAWRALEDAGYGEGGFDRERTSVIFGAEAGGDLANAGVLRALLPSYLEDVPEELLAQLPELTEDSFPGTLANVISGRIANRLDLGGTNYTVDAACGSSLAALDLAVKELRAGTSSMVLCGAVDLHNGVNDYLMFTSAGALSPTGRCRPFDASADGIALGEGVACLVLKRRSDAERDGDRVYAVVKGVGAASDGKALGLTAPRPEGQRRALARAYRDAGVSPADVSLVEAHGTGTVVGDATELTTLTEFFLAAGAGPGTCALGSVKSQIGHTKCAAGLAGLMKAALALWHEVVPPTLHLSRPNPAWDAESSPFTFSTGARPTPVPRGREFAGVSAFGFGGTNFHAVLAAPGVPPARRHGPRDWDAELVLLRGADVESARAVLRDLLAASEGRPLREIAALAAERGGSDPVRLAIVASDLAELREAAANGGIVADDTEAGAVAFLFPGQGSQRTGMLAELFVHFPELADVLGLAPDVAATTFPPRAFTEEARTAQDEALKDTRVAQPALGLVESAVCHLLADLGVRPDLLAGHSYGELTALSVAGAFDTATLVALSRARARSIAEVAGADPGAMAAVKASRDELAAALDHPDVVLANHNAPGQTVLSGPTAAIEEAVRELRAQGIGAKRIPVACAFHSPLVAGASDVFAVDLDNAEIGEPGAPVWSNRTARPYEAGAVRTELAAQIGSPVRFVDLIEDMYAAGARTFVEAGPGQVLSRLAKEILGDRPHTVIACDPGGPGLRGFLTALARLALIGVDVRTERLFRGRVRVGPLPESAWTVDGQTVRAPGGEVPAHGLVPARRIPRTTMNQPAPGRDQAVVEFLRTSREMLAAQRDVMLGYLGTAPLAPAPVQAPVVPALLPPVEAPVVVPAPEPVEEASEAPVTDVLATVIGAISERTGYPAEMIDADLDLEADLSIDSIKRTEIAGSLLAKLGLSGRVHDDAQDQLSRDRTASALAARLRKWLEPAVPVTVVATPDEAPAGTAPGRYLLDRVSAPLGTPDLAKVAGKTVSVSFEPGQEELADSVRAVFADAGALPAEQEADVLVVLNPLSDAEEPVAAQVFGLVKSAKGAVVVVAETGAGHTAGLRGLVRAAARERSEPTRLVELESTVDLGRIVLEEAIADGPSAVRYDTAGRAAFEPSAGSLGSVAYAGAGPGGGEVKALGLDADSVLLLIGGARGITARAAVALAASGCRIELAGRTPWPAEPGDEDLPGDAPAMRSALAARGGSLADIERRVRTVLAQREIARTLDQIAAAGGTAAYRQLDVRDAAAVRQVVKDLHTRYGRIDGVVHAAGVIDDKLMADKDEQSFRTVYGTKVDGARALLDALEHFGVRPGFVTFFGSIAAVLGNRGQTDYAAANDALETLGGQWADRTGCRALTVHWGPWAPSDDHAGMVSPELAREYERREVALIDPDEGTAALLRELAYGPADVRSVLYTASLW; this comes from the coding sequence GTGAGTCATGCGACGGCGCGCACGCGGGTACTCGGCGTCAACCCGCTCGGATGTCCGGATCCGGGCCTGGCGGCCGCGGTCGCCAGGGGCGGCGGCCTCGGGATCGTCGAAATCGGGTCCACAGTAGACGGACGCGTCCCGTTCGGTGTCCGGATCCCGGCCGGCCGCACCGTGCGGGACGAGGAAGTGCGGGAAAGCGGCGCGGGGCTCGTGCTGCTGGCCGAGGGGGCGGTCTGGCGGGGCAGGGCCGGCCTCCCCGTGCTGGCCGAGGTGACCGGTGTCGAGCAGGCCGTCCGCATGCTCGACGCCGGCGCCTCCGGTCTGGTGGCGAAGGGGGCCGAAGCGGGCGGTTCCGATCTCACCACGTTCGTCCTGCTGCAGCGGTTGCTGGAGCGGTTCGGCGAGGACGTCCCCGTGTGGGCGTTCGGCGGCATCGGGCCGCGTACGGCGGTGGCCGCGATCGCGGGCGGCGCGGCGGGCGTGGTGCTCGACGGGCTCGGCCTGTTCCCCGACGCCGACGTGCCCGCGGCGGCCCGGAACGAGCTCGCCAGGGCGGACGACGGGCTCAGCGCGTTGTTCGCGAAACGCTTCGAGGACGCGGAAAGCGCTGTCCGTTCGGTCGTGCGCTCGCTCGCGGCGCCGTCGGCGGTCCCCTCGGACCAAGGCGTACGGCTGTGCCGCACGTTGGGGACCCGGCTGCCGGTCGTGCAGGGGCCGATGACGCGGGTGAGCGACCAGCCCGGTTTCGCCGCCGCGGTCGCCGCGCACGACGGCTTCCCGTTCGTCGCGGTGGCCACCGCGAACGGCGCCAAAACCGCCGAACTGCTCGGCCGCACCGCCGAAGCGCTCGGTGAACGGCCGTGGGGAGCGGGCATCCTCGGGTTCGTCCCGGAGGCCCTGCGTGCCGAGCAGCTCGCGGCGATCCGGGCGGCGCGCCCGCGCTGCGTGCTGATCGCGGGCGGAAAACCCGCGCAGGCCAAAGCGCTGGAGGCCGAGGGCATCGCGACCTTCCTCCACGTGCCGTCGCCGATCCTGCTGCGTCAGTTCCTCGACGCCGGGATCCGCCGGTTCGTCTTCGAGGGCGCCGAATGCGGTGGGCATATCGGCCCGCGGTCGAGCTTCGTGCTGTGGGAGCAGCAGCTGGACGTCCTGCGCGAACACGGCGCCAACGACGTCGAGGTCCTGTTCGCAGGTGGGATCCATGACGCCCGCTCCGCTGCCATGGTCTCGGCGATGGCGGAGCCCCTGAGCGGCGGCGTCGGCGTCCTGATGGGCACCGCGTACCTGTTCACCGAAGAAGCCGTGACCCACGGCGCCATCACCGAAACGTTCCAGGATCGCGTGCTCGACGCGGGGTCCACGGTCACCCTGGAGACCGCGCCCGGGCACCTCACCCGCTGCCTGCCCAGCCCGTACACCGACGAGTTCGCCGCGGTGAAGGCCGGGCTCCGCGCGGACGGCGTCCTACCGCAGGAGACATGGCAACGGCTGGAGGAGCTGAACACCGGACGGCTGCGGATCGCCAGCAAGGGCATCAAGCGGCAAGGCGACACGCTCGTCGAGGTCGACACGCTCGGGCAGCTCGCCGAGGGGATGTACATGGCGGGACAGGTGACCGTCCTGCGTGAGGACCGCACCGACGTCGCCGCCCTGCACCGGGAAGTCACCGACGGCGCGGCGGAGCTGCTCGCCGGCCGCGTTCGCGACGAAGAGTCCGTTGTGGACAGTGACATCGCGATCGTCGGGATGGCGTGCGTGTTCCCCGGCGCACCTGATCTCCCGGCCTTCTGGTCGAATATCCTGCATGGCGCGGACGCCGTCACCGAGGTGCCGGATCAGCGCTGGGACAAGGACGTCTACGCCGACCAGTCGACGTCGAAATGGGGCGGTTTCCTGCCACCGGTGGACTTCGATCCGCTCGCGTACGGCATCCCGCCCAAGTCGATGGGCAGTATCGACCCGGCCCAGCTGGTCTCCCTGCAGACGGCGTGGCGGGCCCTCGAAGACGCGGGCTACGGCGAAGGCGGCTTCGACCGTGAGCGCACCAGCGTCATCTTCGGCGCCGAGGCCGGGGGAGACCTGGCCAACGCCGGTGTCCTGCGCGCGCTGCTTCCGAGCTACCTCGAAGACGTCCCGGAGGAGCTGCTCGCGCAGTTGCCGGAACTGACCGAGGACTCGTTCCCGGGCACGCTCGCCAACGTCATCTCCGGCCGGATCGCCAACCGGCTCGACCTCGGCGGCACCAACTACACCGTGGACGCCGCGTGCGGCTCCTCGCTGGCCGCGCTCGACCTCGCGGTGAAGGAACTGCGGGCGGGCACGAGCTCGATGGTCCTGTGTGGCGCCGTCGACCTGCACAACGGGGTCAACGACTACCTCATGTTCACCTCGGCCGGTGCGCTGTCGCCGACCGGGCGATGCCGTCCGTTCGACGCGTCGGCGGACGGGATCGCGCTCGGCGAGGGCGTCGCGTGCCTCGTGCTCAAGCGGCGGTCCGACGCCGAACGCGACGGCGACCGGGTGTATGCCGTGGTCAAGGGTGTCGGCGCCGCCAGCGACGGCAAGGCGCTCGGCCTCACCGCGCCGCGCCCCGAGGGGCAGCGGCGGGCCCTGGCGCGGGCCTATCGCGACGCCGGGGTGTCGCCGGCGGACGTCTCGCTGGTGGAAGCGCACGGCACCGGCACAGTCGTCGGCGACGCCACGGAACTGACGACGCTTACCGAGTTCTTCCTCGCCGCGGGCGCCGGGCCGGGCACCTGCGCGCTGGGTTCGGTGAAGAGCCAGATCGGGCACACGAAATGCGCCGCGGGGCTGGCGGGCCTGATGAAGGCGGCGCTGGCGCTGTGGCACGAGGTCGTGCCGCCCACGCTGCATCTGAGCAGGCCGAACCCCGCCTGGGACGCCGAGAGCAGTCCCTTCACCTTCTCCACCGGAGCCCGGCCGACGCCGGTGCCGCGCGGCCGCGAGTTCGCCGGAGTGAGCGCGTTCGGGTTCGGTGGGACCAACTTCCACGCGGTGCTCGCCGCCCCGGGGGTCCCGCCGGCACGGCGGCACGGCCCGCGTGACTGGGATGCCGAGCTCGTCCTGCTCCGCGGCGCCGACGTGGAGTCCGCTCGTGCCGTGCTGCGGGATCTGCTGGCCGCCAGCGAAGGACGTCCGCTGCGGGAGATCGCCGCCCTCGCCGCCGAACGAGGCGGATCCGACCCTGTGCGGCTCGCGATCGTCGCGAGCGACCTCGCGGAGCTGCGTGAGGCCGCCGCGAACGGTGGGATCGTCGCGGACGACACCGAAGCCGGTGCGGTCGCGTTCCTGTTCCCTGGTCAGGGCAGCCAGCGGACGGGGATGCTGGCGGAACTGTTCGTGCACTTCCCCGAACTGGCTGACGTCCTGGGGCTCGCTCCCGACGTCGCCGCCACCACGTTCCCGCCGCGCGCCTTCACCGAGGAAGCCCGTACCGCGCAGGACGAGGCGCTCAAGGACACGCGGGTCGCGCAGCCCGCGCTCGGACTCGTCGAATCGGCGGTCTGCCACCTGCTCGCCGACCTCGGCGTCCGGCCGGATCTGCTGGCGGGGCACAGCTATGGCGAACTGACCGCGCTGTCGGTGGCGGGCGCGTTCGACACCGCGACGTTGGTGGCGCTCAGCCGGGCCAGGGCCCGCTCCATCGCCGAAGTCGCGGGCGCCGACCCGGGCGCGATGGCCGCGGTGAAGGCGTCCCGTGACGAACTGGCCGCCGCCCTCGACCACCCGGACGTCGTACTGGCCAACCACAACGCACCCGGCCAGACCGTCCTTTCCGGACCGACGGCCGCCATCGAGGAGGCGGTCCGCGAACTGCGGGCACAGGGGATCGGCGCCAAACGGATCCCGGTCGCCTGCGCCTTCCACAGCCCGCTGGTGGCCGGAGCGAGCGACGTGTTCGCCGTCGACCTCGACAACGCCGAGATCGGCGAGCCGGGGGCGCCGGTGTGGTCGAACCGCACCGCGCGGCCGTACGAAGCCGGCGCCGTGCGCACCGAACTCGCCGCGCAGATCGGCTCGCCGGTGCGCTTCGTGGACCTGATCGAGGACATGTACGCGGCGGGCGCGCGCACGTTCGTCGAGGCGGGCCCGGGACAGGTGCTTTCCCGGCTGGCCAAGGAGATCCTCGGCGATCGTCCGCATACCGTGATCGCGTGCGACCCCGGCGGCCCGGGGTTGCGCGGGTTCCTCACCGCGCTCGCGCGCCTGGCGCTCATCGGCGTCGACGTGCGTACCGAACGGCTCTTCCGCGGCCGTGTCCGTGTCGGCCCGCTCCCCGAATCCGCTTGGACCGTGGACGGCCAGACCGTCCGCGCGCCCGGCGGCGAGGTCCCCGCCCATGGGCTCGTGCCCGCCCGACGAATCCCGAGGACGACCATGAACCAGCCCGCGCCCGGTCGTGACCAGGCCGTCGTCGAATTCCTCCGCACCAGCCGCGAAATGCTGGCGGCGCAACGGGACGTGATGCTGGGGTACCTCGGCACCGCGCCGCTCGCCCCCGCTCCGGTGCAGGCGCCGGTCGTGCCCGCGTTGCTGCCGCCGGTCGAAGCCCCGGTCGTCGTGCCCGCGCCGGAACCGGTCGAGGAGGCCTCGGAGGCCCCCGTCACGGACGTCCTGGCCACCGTGATCGGCGCGATCAGCGAACGCACCGGCTATCCGGCCGAGATGATCGACGCCGATCTGGATCTGGAAGCGGATCTTTCCATCGACTCGATCAAACGCACCGAGATCGCGGGCTCGCTGCTCGCGAAACTCGGCCTCTCCGGCCGGGTGCACGACGACGCCCAGGATCAGCTCAGCCGCGACCGGACGGCGAGCGCGCTGGCCGCGCGGCTGCGGAAGTGGCTCGAACCGGCCGTCCCGGTCACCGTGGTGGCGACTCCCGACGAGGCCCCCGCCGGAACCGCGCCAGGCCGGTACCTGCTCGATCGCGTGTCCGCGCCGCTCGGCACGCCCGACCTCGCCAAGGTGGCGGGCAAAACGGTCTCGGTGAGCTTCGAGCCCGGCCAGGAGGAACTGGCCGATTCGGTCCGCGCGGTGTTCGCCGACGCGGGTGCCCTGCCCGCCGAGCAGGAGGCCGACGTCCTCGTCGTGCTGAATCCCTTGTCTGACGCCGAAGAACCCGTCGCGGCGCAGGTGTTCGGCCTCGTCAAGAGCGCCAAGGGCGCGGTGGTCGTGGTGGCGGAGACGGGCGCCGGGCACACCGCCGGGCTGCGCGGTCTCGTCCGCGCCGCGGCGCGGGAACGGAGCGAGCCGACCAGGCTGGTCGAGCTGGAGTCCACTGTGGACCTCGGAAGGATCGTGCTGGAGGAGGCGATCGCCGACGGGCCGTCCGCCGTCCGCTACGACACGGCGGGACGCGCTGCGTTCGAGCCTTCCGCCGGTTCGCTCGGTTCCGTCGCGTATGCGGGCGCGGGCCCCGGCGGTGGAGAGGTCAAGGCGCTCGGCCTCGACGCGGATTCCGTGCTGCTGCTGATCGGCGGCGCCCGCGGGATCACCGCGCGGGCGGCGGTCGCGCTGGCGGCGAGCGGATGCCGGATCGAGCTGGCGGGCCGCACCCCGTGGCCAGCCGAACCGGGTGACGAGGACCTGCCCGGTGACGCGCCGGCCATGCGTTCGGCGCTGGCCGCGCGGGGTGGTTCGCTGGCGGATATCGAACGCCGGGTGCGCACCGTGCTGGCTCAGCGTGAGATCGCGCGGACGCTCGACCAGATCGCCGCGGCGGGCGGCACGGCGGCGTACCGGCAGCTCGACGTGCGCGACGCCGCCGCCGTCCGGCAGGTGGTCAAGGATCTGCACACCCGCTACGGCCGCATCGACGGCGTCGTCCACGCGGCCGGGGTGATCGACGACAAGCTGATGGCCGACAAGGACGAGCAGTCGTTCCGCACGGTCTACGGGACCAAAGTGGACGGTGCGCGAGCACTGCTCGACGCGCTGGAGCATTTCGGCGTGCGGCCCGGGTTCGTGACCTTCTTCGGCAGTATCGCCGCGGTGCTGGGAAACCGGGGCCAGACCGACTACGCGGCGGCGAACGACGCGCTCGAAACCCTCGGCGGACAGTGGGCGGACCGCACCGGCTGCCGGGCGCTGACCGTCCATTGGGGACCGTGGGCGCCCTCGGACGATCACGCGGGCATGGTGTCACCGGAGCTCGCGCGTGAGTACGAGCGCCGCGAAGTGGCGCTGATCGATCCGGACGAAGGCACCGCCGCGCTCCTGCGCGAACTGGCCTACGGCCCGGCCGACGTCCGCTCGGTGCTGTACACGGCGTCGCTGTGGTGA
- a CDS encoding beta-ketoacyl synthase N-terminal-like domain-containing protein, whose amino-acid sequence MVNQEPVAIVGMGVFLPGSSTVDEYWQNIVSGTDAITEIPPHRWDPSFHDGDGRTPDRTYGRRGGFVADSLDFDATALGIAPSTVAGMEPDQLVALAVAASAVDDAGGLRRLGDLERVGVILGRGGYLSPGLQRFDQRVRSVRQITGAVRDLLPSARPEMLDRLRDALLEPLGEFRPDTAIGLVPNLAASRVANRLDFGGPAYTVDAACASSLLAVDQAIGELARRRCDVVLAGGVHHCHDDTLWSMFTQLGALSPSQRISPFSRDADGLLIGEGTAMVVLKRFYDARRDGDRVYAVLRGSGTSSDGKGASLLSPAVAGQTLALRRAWASAGLDPTAPGALGLLEAHGTATPAGDAAELATLAEVFGPPDGPRAAIGAVKAMIGHTMPTAGAAGLVKVALALHHAVLPPTLNCADPSPLLDKTRFRTLPDAERWRSGDVPRRAAVNAFGFGGVNAHVVLEEADPAPSRPRRAKVTGEPERVLLLAAPTLDGLRTLLDRPDPESGGHGPCRIGIVGPTGKRLEVARRVLAKIAAEGGSWHGPNDIWCTTAPLLEQAGAKTAFVYPGLEADAEPRCADVARHFGLERPEWSTASVLARASSVSQVGLLLDTALRRLAITPDVLAGHSVGEWTAMQAAGMYPGQSTEDMLNRYWPQGFTLPDAEFLVLGCSAERAEALLTAEPELMISHENAPRQTIVCGDPAAAGRLAKLCAQHGVVARTLPFRSGFHTPLMRSRLGPFTRLAAELDLKPPRVPVWSATTARPYPADPVEVRELYLAHLVRKVRFRELVDALYADGARVFVQAGAGQLGSFVSDTLGSRPHLVIPASSGTRAGLAQLRRVATAVWVEGGRPAFDALEPRRTRIDTAGTLLSVEGDVKGMFAGAGDMPELGDGIPDAIVAEFTALLAETRAAAASVANAAARRTVESTVDVSLATMPYLVDHRFFRQREDWPEEADFRPTVPATTLVDLACREAERAWPGTVATGVSNAAFSRWLIAAPAVRVPLSMTREGDRISVQIGPHASMDVHLAQRYPTAPRPSPPPGPETAPPLSAAEIYTRREMFHGPAYQGLDKLIGLGERHIRGDLVVPPAPGALLDNVGQLLGCWLMATKADALLAFPTSMGRVTWFAPEPAPGTKLRCVVRVRLPRPDVLEMDAELVLDGAVLARIEQWRDIRFPCDRPAHRVYAFPDRHRLSEDHHGGWTVVTDRWPSPAARDIYAGVYLGTAERAEFAACAPRRQRGWLLERIAIKDAVRAKLGLDGVYPAELRVSADGTRVTGLHGLVVPPLAVAVASAGEVAVALVREESATPPRIAVRAEGELAGLAEEIGIGAEFAGIPGHVVAWNRG is encoded by the coding sequence GTGGTGAACCAGGAGCCGGTCGCGATCGTCGGGATGGGCGTCTTCCTTCCCGGCTCGTCCACTGTGGACGAATATTGGCAGAACATCGTTTCGGGTACCGACGCGATCACCGAGATCCCGCCGCACCGCTGGGATCCGAGCTTCCACGACGGTGACGGCCGCACGCCGGACCGCACCTACGGCAGGCGCGGCGGATTCGTCGCCGACAGCCTGGACTTCGACGCGACGGCGCTCGGTATCGCGCCCAGCACCGTCGCCGGGATGGAGCCGGACCAGCTGGTCGCGCTGGCGGTGGCCGCGTCCGCGGTCGACGACGCCGGCGGTCTCCGGCGGCTGGGCGACCTCGAACGCGTCGGCGTGATCCTGGGCAGGGGCGGCTATCTCTCGCCGGGGCTCCAGCGGTTCGACCAGCGGGTCCGGTCGGTCCGCCAGATCACCGGCGCCGTCCGGGATCTCCTGCCGTCGGCGCGTCCGGAGATGCTCGACCGGCTCCGGGACGCGTTGCTGGAACCGCTCGGCGAGTTCCGGCCGGACACCGCGATCGGGCTGGTGCCGAACCTCGCCGCGTCGCGGGTCGCCAACCGGCTGGACTTCGGCGGCCCCGCGTACACGGTCGACGCCGCCTGCGCGTCCTCGCTGCTCGCCGTGGACCAGGCGATCGGCGAACTCGCGCGCCGTCGCTGTGACGTCGTGCTGGCCGGCGGCGTGCACCACTGCCACGACGACACGCTCTGGTCGATGTTCACGCAGCTCGGCGCCCTTTCGCCGAGCCAGCGGATCAGCCCGTTCTCGCGCGACGCGGACGGTCTCCTGATCGGCGAGGGCACCGCGATGGTCGTGCTGAAACGGTTCTACGACGCGCGTCGCGACGGCGACCGGGTCTACGCGGTACTGCGCGGCTCGGGGACATCGAGCGACGGGAAGGGCGCGAGCCTGCTCAGCCCGGCCGTCGCCGGTCAGACGCTGGCCCTGCGGCGCGCGTGGGCCTCGGCGGGCCTCGACCCCACCGCGCCCGGTGCGCTCGGCCTGCTGGAGGCGCACGGGACCGCGACCCCGGCCGGGGACGCCGCCGAACTGGCCACCCTCGCCGAGGTGTTCGGCCCGCCGGACGGTCCTCGCGCGGCGATCGGCGCGGTGAAGGCGATGATCGGGCACACCATGCCGACCGCCGGCGCCGCCGGTCTGGTCAAGGTGGCGCTCGCGCTGCATCACGCCGTCCTGCCACCGACGCTGAACTGCGCCGACCCGAGCCCGCTGCTGGACAAGACCCGCTTCCGCACCCTGCCCGACGCCGAACGGTGGCGGTCGGGTGACGTCCCGCGCCGGGCGGCGGTCAACGCCTTCGGTTTCGGCGGGGTCAACGCGCACGTGGTGCTGGAAGAGGCCGATCCGGCGCCGTCGCGGCCGAGGCGGGCCAAGGTGACCGGGGAACCCGAGCGAGTCCTCCTACTCGCGGCGCCCACACTCGACGGATTGCGCACCCTGCTCGATCGCCCGGATCCGGAATCCGGCGGCCACGGTCCATGCCGGATCGGGATCGTCGGGCCGACCGGGAAACGGCTCGAAGTCGCGCGGAGGGTGCTGGCGAAGATCGCGGCCGAGGGCGGTTCCTGGCACGGGCCCAACGACATCTGGTGCACGACGGCGCCCTTGCTGGAGCAGGCCGGGGCGAAGACCGCGTTCGTCTACCCGGGGCTGGAAGCGGACGCGGAACCGCGCTGCGCCGACGTCGCCCGGCATTTCGGCCTGGAACGGCCCGAATGGTCGACGGCGAGCGTGCTCGCCCGCGCCTCCAGCGTGTCCCAGGTCGGGTTGCTGCTCGACACCGCGCTGCGGCGGCTCGCGATCACCCCCGACGTCCTCGCCGGGCACAGCGTCGGCGAATGGACCGCGATGCAGGCGGCGGGGATGTACCCCGGACAGTCCACAGAGGACATGCTGAACCGGTACTGGCCGCAGGGATTCACACTGCCGGACGCCGAGTTCCTCGTGCTCGGCTGTTCGGCGGAGCGGGCCGAGGCGCTGCTCACCGCCGAGCCGGAACTGATGATCTCCCACGAGAACGCGCCGCGGCAGACGATCGTCTGCGGTGACCCGGCCGCCGCGGGGCGGCTCGCCAAACTGTGCGCCCAGCACGGCGTCGTCGCCAGGACGCTGCCGTTCCGGTCCGGGTTCCACACCCCGCTGATGCGGTCGCGGCTCGGCCCGTTCACCCGGCTCGCGGCCGAACTGGACCTGAAGCCGCCGCGGGTCCCGGTGTGGTCGGCGACCACGGCCCGGCCGTATCCCGCGGATCCGGTGGAGGTCCGCGAGCTGTACCTGGCCCACCTGGTGCGCAAGGTCCGGTTCCGGGAGCTCGTCGACGCGCTCTACGCCGACGGCGCCCGGGTCTTCGTGCAGGCGGGTGCCGGTCAGCTGGGTTCGTTCGTGTCGGACACGCTGGGCTCGCGGCCGCATCTGGTCATCCCGGCGTCCTCCGGTACGAGGGCGGGCCTCGCCCAGTTGCGCCGGGTCGCGACCGCGGTCTGGGTGGAGGGCGGGCGGCCCGCGTTCGACGCGCTGGAGCCGCGCCGGACCCGGATCGACACGGCGGGCACGCTGCTCTCGGTCGAAGGCGACGTCAAGGGCATGTTCGCGGGCGCCGGTGATATGCCCGAACTGGGCGATGGAATCCCGGACGCGATCGTCGCGGAGTTCACCGCGCTGCTGGCGGAGACCCGAGCCGCCGCGGCGAGTGTCGCCAACGCGGCGGCACGACGAACGGTCGAGTCCACTGTGGACGTCTCGCTCGCGACGATGCCGTATCTGGTCGATCACCGGTTCTTCCGCCAGCGCGAGGACTGGCCGGAGGAGGCGGACTTCCGTCCCACCGTGCCCGCGACCACACTGGTGGACCTGGCCTGCCGGGAAGCGGAACGGGCCTGGCCGGGCACGGTCGCGACGGGGGTGAGCAACGCGGCGTTCTCCCGCTGGCTGATCGCCGCCCCGGCGGTACGCGTGCCGCTTTCGATGACCCGCGAGGGCGACCGGATCAGTGTCCAAATCGGACCGCACGCCAGTATGGACGTCCACCTTGCGCAGCGTTATCCCACGGCCCCGCGGCCGTCTCCGCCGCCGGGGCCGGAAACGGCGCCTCCGTTGAGCGCCGCCGAGATCTACACCCGCCGCGAGATGTTCCACGGTCCGGCGTACCAGGGGCTCGACAAACTCATCGGGCTCGGCGAGCGGCACATCCGCGGCGACCTCGTCGTACCGCCGGCGCCCGGCGCGCTGCTGGACAACGTCGGCCAGCTGCTGGGCTGCTGGCTGATGGCGACCAAGGCGGACGCGCTGCTGGCGTTCCCGACGTCGATGGGCCGGGTCACCTGGTTCGCACCGGAACCGGCGCCGGGCACGAAGCTGCGCTGCGTGGTCCGGGTCCGGCTGCCACGCCCGGATGTGCTGGAGATGGACGCGGAACTGGTGCTGGACGGCGCCGTGCTGGCCAGGATCGAACAGTGGCGCGACATCCGGTTCCCGTGCGACCGGCCCGCCCATCGCGTCTACGCCTTCCCGGACCGGCATCGGCTGTCCGAGGATCACCACGGCGGCTGGACGGTGGTCACGGACCGGTGGCCGAGCCCCGCCGCACGGGACATCTACGCCGGCGTCTACCTCGGGACGGCGGAACGCGCCGAGTTCGCCGCCTGCGCGCCGCGACGGCAGCGTGGCTGGCTGCTGGAACGGATCGCGATCAAGGACGCGGTCCGCGCGAAACTCGGCCTGGACGGCGTGTACCCGGCGGAACTCCGCGTGAGCGCCGACGGAACCAGGGTGACCGGGCTGCACGGCCTGGTCGTGCCGCCGCTGGCGGTGGCCGTCGCGTCGGCGGGCGAGGTCGCGGTCGCGTTGGTGCGGGAAGAGTCCGCGACGCCTCCCCGGATCGCGGTCCGGGCCGAGGGCGAGCTGGCGGGGCTGGCCGAGGAGATCGGTATCGGGGCGGAATTC